In one Shewanella loihica PV-4 genomic region, the following are encoded:
- the fba gene encoding class II fructose-bisphosphate aldolase (catalyzes the reversible aldol condensation of dihydroxyacetonephosphate and glyceraldehyde 3-phosphate in the Calvin cycle, glycolysis, and/or gluconeogenesis) gives MALISLRQLLDHAAEHGYGVPAFNVNNLEQMRAIMQAAEATDSPVIVQASAGARKYARPQFLKYLMAAALEQYPDIPVCIHQDHGTHPDVCQRSIQLGMSSVMMDGSLMSDGKTPASYEYNVDVTRKTVAFAHACGVSVEGEIGCLGSLETGQAGEEDGVGAEGILSEDQLLTTPEEAARFVADTHVDALAIAIGTSHGAYKFSRKPTGDVLRIDRIKEIHARIPNTHLVMHGSSSVPQEWLEVINQYGGAIPETYGVPLEEIVEGIKHGVRKVNIDTDLRLASTGAVRKFLAENPSEFDPRKFLKASMDAMADICTVRYEAFGAAGMGSKIKPKSLQAMYKAYQSGELDPQVN, from the coding sequence ATGGCCTTAATTTCCCTACGTCAACTGCTAGACCATGCCGCAGAGCACGGATACGGCGTTCCCGCGTTCAACGTTAACAACCTGGAGCAGATGCGCGCCATTATGCAGGCGGCAGAAGCCACAGACAGCCCGGTTATCGTTCAGGCGTCAGCCGGTGCGCGTAAGTATGCTCGTCCTCAGTTCCTTAAGTATCTGATGGCGGCGGCGCTCGAGCAGTATCCAGATATCCCTGTGTGTATCCACCAGGATCACGGTACTCACCCTGACGTGTGTCAGCGTTCTATCCAGCTGGGTATGTCTTCAGTCATGATGGACGGCTCACTGATGTCAGACGGTAAGACACCTGCTTCATACGAGTACAACGTCGACGTGACCCGCAAGACGGTTGCCTTCGCCCACGCCTGTGGTGTGTCGGTAGAGGGTGAAATAGGCTGTCTGGGTAGTCTGGAAACTGGTCAAGCCGGTGAAGAAGATGGTGTTGGCGCCGAAGGTATCCTGAGCGAAGATCAGCTGCTGACCACGCCGGAAGAGGCGGCGCGTTTCGTGGCCGATACTCACGTGGATGCCCTGGCCATCGCTATCGGTACCAGCCATGGTGCCTACAAGTTTAGCCGTAAGCCTACCGGCGACGTGCTACGTATCGACCGTATCAAGGAGATCCACGCACGTATTCCTAACACCCACTTGGTCATGCACGGTTCTTCTTCTGTGCCGCAAGAGTGGCTGGAAGTGATCAACCAGTATGGCGGCGCCATCCCTGAAACTTATGGTGTGCCACTGGAAGAGATCGTCGAAGGTATCAAGCACGGCGTACGTAAGGTTAATATCGACACCGACCTGCGTCTGGCCTCTACCGGCGCGGTACGTAAGTTCCTGGCGGAGAACCCAAGCGAGTTCGACCCTCGTAAGTTCCTGAAAGCCTCTATGGATGCGATGGCAGACATCTGTACCGTTCGCTATGAAGCCTTCGGTGCGGCGGGCATGGGTTCTAAGATCAAGCCTAAGTCACTGCAGGCCATGTATAAGGCATACCAGTCTGGCGAGTTAGATCCACAGGTGAACTAA
- a CDS encoding DUF481 domain-containing protein, producing the protein MKKLLTATAILMAAPFAAHAGADFVKGDRTFAADAELGATVTTGNTETTSLKGRLDMKHELGNWENQYLLEALYKEDSGEETGKRYYGLVQGNYKFSDVNYMFANANHEIDPFTGFDSKSTISAGYGHKFVDTEKTTFAVEVGPGFQYKRLDDESAAEAGYDTEESWVAHGVMNFETEITDNSKFKQLFVADYGESLEGRSETSITANIVGALAMKFAVIVRYNSEPLDNKKSTDTETNMTLLYSF; encoded by the coding sequence ATGAAAAAATTGCTGACGGCTACGGCCATCCTGATGGCGGCCCCTTTTGCAGCGCATGCGGGCGCAGATTTCGTTAAGGGTGACAGAACCTTTGCCGCCGACGCCGAACTGGGTGCGACGGTGACTACGGGTAACACAGAGACGACCTCTCTCAAGGGCCGTCTGGACATGAAGCACGAGCTGGGTAACTGGGAAAACCAATACCTGCTAGAAGCCCTCTACAAAGAGGACAGCGGCGAAGAGACGGGTAAGCGCTACTACGGCCTGGTACAGGGTAACTACAAGTTCAGCGACGTGAACTATATGTTTGCTAACGCCAACCACGAGATCGATCCCTTTACCGGTTTCGATTCTAAGTCGACAATTTCTGCCGGTTATGGTCACAAGTTTGTCGATACCGAGAAGACGACCTTCGCCGTCGAAGTGGGTCCGGGTTTCCAGTACAAGCGTCTGGACGATGAGAGCGCCGCCGAAGCGGGTTACGACACCGAAGAGAGCTGGGTGGCGCACGGCGTGATGAACTTCGAAACCGAGATCACCGACAACTCTAAGTTCAAGCAGCTGTTTGTGGCCGATTACGGCGAGAGCCTGGAAGGTCGCTCTGAAACCTCTATCACGGCCAATATCGTTGGCGCCCTAGCGATGAAGTTTGCCGTTATCGTGCGTTACAACAGCGAGCCGCTGGATAACAAGAAGAGCACAGATACCGAAACCAACATGACGCTATTGTACTCTTTCTAA
- a CDS encoding winged helix-turn-helix domain-containing protein, protein MQIGCCWFEPSQSTLSNQDNDTSWLMPGAEFAVLKLLTEHRGQVMSNADLLACLPEDDANMARLVQAVDRIRFFLGSPSGKLLESVDDQGYILHSKLSPHRELLGNGPIRRMTKQQYILLISQLLLLFLLIYSVFEPFNYLPSLAEIIGEQ, encoded by the coding sequence ATGCAGATAGGTTGCTGTTGGTTTGAGCCGTCCCAGTCGACGCTGTCGAATCAGGACAATGACACCAGCTGGCTTATGCCAGGTGCGGAGTTTGCCGTGCTTAAACTATTGACCGAGCATCGTGGTCAGGTGATGTCCAATGCCGACCTGTTGGCCTGCCTACCCGAAGATGACGCCAACATGGCACGTCTGGTGCAGGCGGTGGATCGCATCCGCTTCTTTCTCGGCAGTCCGTCGGGCAAGCTGCTGGAGTCGGTGGACGATCAGGGCTATATACTGCACAGCAAACTCTCGCCCCACCGCGAGCTGCTGGGCAACGGGCCTATCCGCCGCATGACCAAGCAGCAATACATACTGCTGATCTCTCAGCTGCTACTGCTGTTTCTGCTCATCTATTCAGTGTTTGAGCCCTTCAATTATCTGCCCTCGTTAGCCGAGATCATCGGCGAGCAATAA